In the Hordeum vulgare subsp. vulgare chromosome 7H, MorexV3_pseudomolecules_assembly, whole genome shotgun sequence genome, one interval contains:
- the LOC123412149 gene encoding glucan endo-1,3-beta-glucosidase 12-like encodes MELMMIKKHHMVLLALVMSIQHEWANGASITREWRNLVNSPALPPYEDVVGGAGPPTPAHDGQPSPPYCAYPPPANPTSPAAPSMPPPAGVPPPSTAPVVSPSPPANAPSSPHAAPPAGAPRAGGPTAVVGAPQGLWCVANPTVESLDVQAAMDYACGSGADCGMAAPGGPCYLPDTLMAHASFAFNSYWQRNKAAGGTCDFAGSAMLITKDPSYDECRYVYM; translated from the exons ATGGAGCTAATGATGATCAAGAAGCACCACATGGTCCTCCTAGCTCTCGTCATGTCCATTCAACATG AGTGGGCGAATGGCGCCTCAATAACAAGAGAATGGCGCAACCTTGTCAACTCGCCGGCATTGCCACCATACGAAGACGTGGTAGGAGGAGCCGGGCCTCCAACTCCGGCACACGACGGCCAGCCTTCGCCGCCGTACTGCGCGTACCCTCCCCCCGCCAACCCCACATCACCGGCGGCGCCGTCGATGCCCCCTCCAGCCGGTGTGCCGCCACCGTCCACGGCTCCGGTCGTCAGCCCCAGCCCGCCAGCCAACGCGCCATCGAGCCCCCACGCAGCTCCTCCGGCTGGTGCTCCACGGGCGGGAGGCCCGACAGCCGTCGTCGGCGCGCCGCAGGGGCTGTGGTGCGTGGCGAACCCGACGGTGGAGAGCCTGGACGTGCAGGCGGCCATGGACTACGCGTGCGGGTCGGGCGCCGACTGCGGCATGGCGGCGCCCGGCGGGCCGTGCTACCTTCCAGACACGCTGATGGCGCACGCCTCGTTCGCCTTCAACAGCTACTGGCAGCGTAACAAGGCCGCCGGCGGCACCTGCGACTTCGCCGGCTCCGCCATGCTCATCACCAAAGACCCCA GTTATGACGAGTGCCGGTACGTATACATGTGA